In Microbacterium enclense, the DNA window GATCGATCTGCGCGTCCAGCACGCGGTCGTCGAGCACGGCGGCTGCGTCGGAGTCGAGGAACACCCGTGCTCCGGCGTTCTCCACGACGGCGTCGGTGGGCTCGGGGGAATCGACCACCGACAGCTTGAACTGCGACTCGGGCGACCCGGCGCCCTCGATGCGCACCCCGCCCTGAGTGGCATCCGGGTACTGCGCGGTGATGGTCTTGACGGCGGTCGTGGCTTCTTCGGTGAGCGTGAGCATGTCGTGGCTCTCCTTCTTTGTCGACGACAGGAGCCAGCCACGATGCCGAGAATCGCCGCTGCTCTCAACCTCTGGCATCCATTTCCAGGGGATTCTCACCGAGCGCAGAGGTCCCGTGCGAGGGTCAGGGGAGCAGCCCCGCTCGCCGTGCGCGCGCGACGGCGGCGTGCCGGGTGGAGGCGTCGAGCTTGGCCATCGCCGATGCCAGGTACGACTTGACGGTGGTCTCGCGCAGGCGGAGGGATGCCGCGATCTCACCGTTCGTCGATCCCACCGCCGCGCAGGCGAGAACGTCGATCTCGCGACGTGACAGGTGGATGTCGGTGTCGTCGCGCGAGCTCGGCGCGTCGCCGGTGAGGGCGGCTAAGCGCGCTTCGAGTTCTTCGAGACGTCGCCGCACATCGTCATCGCCGACGGTGGCGGCGATGCTGCGCAATTGCGCGTAGCTCTCGCGGATCTCCTCGCGCACGCCCGCGCTCAGGCCGTTCTCGCTCGTCGGCGTCGTGGAGAGGCGGCGATCGACCTCTTCACGGACGCGGAGCTCGGTCCCCAGCTCTCCCGCGACGTCGAACGCGGGCCGTGCCTCGAGCTCGCCGACGGGGGCCTGCGCCCACGAGCCGCAGTACAGCACGCCGCGGGCACTGCCGCGCACGAGCACGGGAACGGCGAACAACGTCGCGATGCCCTCGCCGAGGATCGCGCGGTCGTAGTCGTGGGTGATCGAGCGGGCGGTGCGGTAGTCCAGCGTCATGCGGGGGCGGCGTTCGACGAGCGCTCGGCCGCCGAGCCCGCGTTCCGCTCGGACGACGAGTCCTTCGATGCTGCGCGTTCGCGCTCCGACGATGGTCGTGACGTGCACGGCTCCGTCGTGCTCGAGCCCGCCGAAAGCCAGGGGGAAATGGGTGCGTCGTGCGAGCTCGGCGACCGCGTGCGACACGAGGGTCGCGTCGTCGCGAAGAACGGTCGGTGCTCCCACGAGAACTACCTACTTCCGGGGGTGACGGCCTCGTCGCCGCCTTTCGTAGCGTCGACCCTACCACCGGGAGCGCTACCACCATCCCGGTGATCATCCCCCTATCGGTGCAGTGCTGCACCGGTCCCATGAGGCAAGGAGGCCACATGACGGACAGAAGGATCGACCCCGCTCCCGGGGGCGCCGTCGATTACATCGCGGTCGAG includes these proteins:
- a CDS encoding Fe-S cluster assembly protein HesB; translation: MLTLTEEATTAVKTITAQYPDATQGGVRIEGAGSPESQFKLSVVDSPEPTDAVVENAGARVFLDSDAAAVLDDRVLDAQIDPQGSVQFAVTSAA
- a CDS encoding helix-turn-helix transcriptional regulator produces the protein MGAPTVLRDDATLVSHAVAELARRTHFPLAFGGLEHDGAVHVTTIVGARTRSIEGLVVRAERGLGGRALVERRPRMTLDYRTARSITHDYDRAILGEGIATLFAVPVLVRGSARGVLYCGSWAQAPVGELEARPAFDVAGELGTELRVREEVDRRLSTTPTSENGLSAGVREEIRESYAQLRSIAATVGDDDVRRRLEELEARLAALTGDAPSSRDDTDIHLSRREIDVLACAAVGSTNGEIAASLRLRETTVKSYLASAMAKLDASTRHAAVARARRAGLLP